From Amphritea atlantica, a single genomic window includes:
- a CDS encoding helix-turn-helix transcriptional regulator, with amino-acid sequence MNIIGPNVRKIRDQQDLTQDDLAARCNVSGWDISRGTLAKIEAKVRKVSDYEALALAQALNVDIADLF; translated from the coding sequence ATGAACATTATCGGCCCTAATGTACGAAAGATCAGAGATCAACAAGATTTGACACAGGATGACCTCGCTGCACGCTGCAATGTATCTGGATGGGATATAAGCCGAGGAACTTTAGCGAAGATTGAAGCCAAAGTGAGAAAAGTCAGTGATTACGAAGCACTTGCCCTAGCCCAGGCATTGAACGTAGATATTGCTGATCTATTTTAA